In Ascochyta rabiei chromosome 2, complete sequence, one genomic interval encodes:
- a CDS encoding Superoxide dismutase, which translates to MRVQILSLIAVASAVTAQSPAAVPAPVVGGNPKGASYVATLPEQEKYTVRGSVAAVSAEDGNGVKFTVSISGLPAEGGPFMYHLHEKPVPSDGNCTGTGAHLDPYKRGEQPICDASKPETCQTGDLSGKFGNMTAQEWSQEYVDLYSATRPDINSYFGNLSVVVHLSNKTRIACANFTQLSPGEESSYPVSSIILSTTVSSGYAQPTDSGHYNSSVPNTPTGISAPTTGVPIAPSSSPSSSPEFTGAASKLPSTAAGAMIVLVAALLL; encoded by the exons ATGCGTGTCCAAATCCTCTCGCTCATCGCCGTGGCTTCGGCTGTCACTGCCCAATCTCCGGCCGCTGTCCCCGCTCCCGTAGTCGGCGGTAACCCCAAGGGCGCCTCTTATGTTGCTACTCTGCCCGAGCAGGAGAAGTACACTGTCCGTGGCTCCGTCGCTGCTGTGTCCGCCGAGGATGGCAACGGTGTCAAGTTCACCGTCTCCATCTCTGGTCTTCCTGCCGAAGGCGGTCCTTTCATGTACCACCTCCACGAGAAGCCTGTGCCCTCCGACGGCAACTGCACTGGCACTGGTGCTCATCTCGACCCCTACAAGCGCGGCGAGCAGCCCATCTGCGACGCCAGCAAGCCCGAGACCTGCCAGACAGGTGACTTGAGCGGCAAGTTCGGCAACATGACTGCACAGGAATGGTCGCAGGA ATATGTCGATCTCTACTCAGCTACCCGACCTGACATCAACTCGTACTTCGGCAACCTGTCGGTCGTTGTTCATCTGTCCAACAAGACTCGCATTGCCTGCGCCAACTTCACCCAGCTTTCGCCTGGCGAGGAGTCCTCCTACCCTGTTTCCAGCATTATCCTGAGCACTACTGTATCGTCTGGCTATGCTCAGCCCACCGATAGTGGTCACTACAACAGCAGTGTCCCAAACACACCCACAGGCATCTCAGCACCTACTACCGGCGTCCCGATCGCACCCAGCTCAAGCCCTTCGTCCTCACCCGAGTTCACTGGCGCAGCTTCCAAGCTCCCCAGCACTGCCGCTGGTGCCATGATTGTCCTTGTGGCTGCTCTGTTGCTCTGA